Part of the Triticum urartu cultivar G1812 chromosome 2, Tu2.1, whole genome shotgun sequence genome, ttgagcccgaagggcatagacacatagcagaaggctcctaagggagttataaatgttgtcttctcctggtccttaactaccattttaatttgatggtagccagaatacgcatccaaaaaacttaaacgctcacaacccgccgtggcatcaataatttgatcaatacaggggagggcaaaaggatctgctggacaagctttattaagatatgtgtaatccacacacatgcgccaggtgccgtttttcttgaggaccagcaccggattggccagccactcggggtgaaaaacatcaacaataaaaccagctgctaagagcctggctacctcttctccaatcgccttccgtctttcttcgttaaaccggcagaggaactgtttcaccggtttatatttaggatccacattaagtgtgtgctcagcgagttgcctcggtacacctggcatgtcggagggcttccatgcaaaaatgtcccgattctcacggatgaactcgatgagcgcgccttcctatttcggatccaagttggcactgatgctgaactgcttggacgaatcgccaggtacgaagtcaacaagcttagtttctgctgccgatttgaacttcagggccggatcatgctctgtagttggcttcttcaatggagtcatgtccgccggatcaacattgtctttatagtacttcaactcctcggtggcagaaaccgactctgcataagccgcatctccttcctcgcattccaaagtgatttgcggcttccgtgaaccgttattgtccccttgtgacccggcatcttgagctgcaaatacacataacagggtcgagccataaacttggcgtatgccggtcgcccaaacagggcatgatacggactttggattttcaccacttcaaacgtcaatgtctctgacctggaatcatgatcatccccaaaggccacttcgagagctatcttaccaacgggatatgctgatctgccaggcactacaccgtggaatactgtattagacggtttgagattcttttccgttagtcccatacgacggaaagtctcatagtacaggatgttaatgctgctccctccatccatgagcaccttggtgaacttataacctcccacctgaggcgccacctccagagccaactgacccggattatcgacttggggtgggtgatcctctctgctccatatgattggctgttcagaccaacgtagataacggggtatggccggttcaacagagttgactgcccgcctctgaaacttccggtctcgcttgtccaagctagtggtaaagacatggtactgcccactactcaactgctttgggttgctctggtaacctgactgttgctgctattggttgtaaccaccctggttgttctgactattttgaccattatgtccgcccggattaccattaaatcctgaaccggaacttcctccaccgtaacccggcccggaccctgagccaccgccagatccgtgatcataccggaaattattagaattcttgaactcctgcataataaagcaatccttccaaaggtggtttgttggctcctccttcgtctcatgtcttggacagggctggcttagcagatagtttaggcggtttgggttagggttgggtgctccactacgattttttggcctacccttgcgtcgctggccattgtcctatGCGTTtgtattagccacaaaatccatgttaccatctgctttacgcttgcctcctccgccattgcctacccagtgatgctgctgacctttggagctgctgtttttcttccctttccctgtcttgtcatcatcagattcgggatccttggtactatcagaatcagcatatttcaccaaagcggccatgagcgtCCCCATGttggtgcaatgacgcttcatccgtcccaatttcaacttcaggggcccaaaccggcagttgccttcgaGGAAGTATNNNNNNNNNNNNNNNNNNNNNNNNNNNNNNNNNNNNNNNNNNNNNNNNNNNNNNNNNNNNNNNNNNNNNNNNNNNNNNNNNNNNNNNNNNNNNNNNNNNNNNNNNNNNNNNNNNNNNNNNNNNNNNNNNNNNNNNNNNNNNNNNNNNNNNNNNNNNNNNNNNNNNNNNNNNNNNNNNNNNNNNNNNNNNNNNNNNNNNNNNNNNNNNNNNNNNNNNNNNNNNNNNNNNNNNNNNNNNNNNNNNNNNNNNNNNNNNNNNNNNNNNNNNNNNNNNNNNNNNNNNNNNNNNNNNNNNNNNNNNNNNNNNNNNNNNNNNNNNNNNNNNNNNNNNNNNNNNNNNNNNNNNNNNNNNNNNNNNNNNNNNNNNNNNNNNNNNNNNNNNNNNNNNNNNNNNNNNNNNNNNNNNNNNNNNNNNNNNNNNNNNNNNNNNNNNNNNNNNNNNNNNNNNNNNNNNNNNNNNNNNNNNNNNNNNNNNNNNNNNNNNNNNNNNNNNNNNNNNNNNNNNNNNNNNNNNNNNNNNNNNNNNNNNNNNNNNNNNNNNNNNNNNNNNNNNNNNNNNNNNNNNNNNNNNNNNNNNNNNNNNNNNNNNNNNNNNNNNNNNNNNNNNNNNNNNNNNNNNNNNNNNNNNNNNNNNNNNNNNNNNNNNNNNNNNNNNNNNNNNNNNNNNNNNNNNNNNNNNNNNNNNNNNNNNNNNNNNNNNNNNNNNNNNNNNNNNNNNNNNNNNNNNNNNNNNNNNNNNNNNNNNNNNNNNNNNNNNNNNNNNNNNNNNNNNNNNNNNNNNNNNNNNNNNNNNNNNNNNNNNNNNNNNNNNNNNNNNNNNNNNNNNNNNNNNNNNNNNNNNNNNNNNNNNNNNNNNNNNNNNNNNNNNNNNNNNNNNNNNNNNNNNNNNNNNNNNNNNNNNNNNNNNNNNNNNNNNNNNNNNNNNNNNNNNNNNNNNNNNNNNNNNNNNNNNNNNNNNNNNNNNNNNNNNNNNNNNNNNNNNNNNNNNNNNNNNNNNNNNNtaggaaacataaccatctttgattaacgagctagtcaagtagaggcatactagtgacactctgtttgtctatgtattcacacatgtattatgtttccggttaatacaattctagcatgaataataaacatttatcatgatataaggaaataaataataactttattattgcctctagggcatatttccttcatttgctacttgtTTTATACTTATTTGTTTGCTTGCTTGGATGCTACTTTATGGTTGTGTGTGTGACATACTTGTATggtcatgtgtttgatcatatcatACGTTAATGCTTGTGCTTGAATGATGATATTATCTATCTCTCatgtatgatcattcactttgcctTGGTGATGAATGCATATATCATTtactatcattttgagcgctccaccaagatgtatgtgataTGGAAGAgcaacccatgatcctaatcgattgtgcatttacattcaaaagcaaattttaaataatacGCAAAtctagggggagctcttgcttatcacatacttctcaaagcgacgatacgTTTCATTCTTATTAGCTTTTCTCAAAGCTTTAATCTATATGTTTTCATCAATTAttaaaaagggggagattgaaagttcAACTAATctctaggtggttttggtaattcttaacaacatatagctcattgaactaatactctttcaagataatcatttcagaaagttcaatgtttggcatggcatggactagagatgtggacccctcaaaatgctaaggacacatattggctcaagctcaagactctacattttcattttagtgatccaagatcacattgagtccataggaaaagtcaatactattaaaagggggtgaggtgttgcttaatagcttgcttgctcaaaatgcttagtgatatgctccaaaagccctcaaccactttctcatatccacatatgtcccaaaacAAAATTCAAACTCAGCCCCATCAATTTGaactatccggcgccaccgagttcatttgacataggcatagccagaaaccctaatcagttcggtctcaccgatagggatcttggtctcaccgagaagagattgcaaactctttgtttcccttcgtaatgtttcggtctaaccgagatgagtgatcggtcccaccgagttcgcaatgcaaactctctgtttccttttcgtaacgtttcggtctcaccgaaatgagcgatcggtctcaccgagtttgcctgaccaactctctgtttgcccaTTACAGAAATATGCCTCACGGAGttcatgtgatcggtctcaccgagattacgttatggcctaaccctaatgaaattggtcccaccgagttgacatgttggtcccaccaaaaatcttaacgttcacattttaaactaaatcggtctgaccaagCTTGAGTATttggtcccaccaagtttggtaaattgtgtgtaacggttagattttgtgtggatgctatatatacccctccacccttccttcattcggtgagagagccatcagaacgtgcctacacttccagcattcattttttgagagagaaccacctactcatgtgttgagaccaagatattctaatctaaccacaagaatcttgatctctagccttccccaagttgctttccactcaaatcatatttccaccaaatccaaatctgagagagagagagttgagtgttggggagactatcatttgaagcacaagagtaaggagttcatcatcaacacaccatctattaccttttggagagtggtgtctcctagattggttaggtgtcacttggaagcctccgtcaagattgtggagtagaaccaaggagtttgtaagggcaaggagatcgcctactttgtgaagatctacccaagcgAGGCGattccttcgtgggcgatggccatggtgggatagacaaggttgcttcttcatggacccttcgtgggtggagccctccatggactcgctcAACCGTtccccttcatgggttgaagtctccatcaacgtggatgtacgatagcaccacctatcggaaaccacgccaaaaatctccgtgtctacattgtgtttactctctccaaactcctcccttttatcttcatatgcaatgatttacattccgctgctatactcttagatttgcatgtgtaggttgattgcctgacttgtgttaagttgctaaaatctgccaagacttaaaattgggaaaatgctagatttttatttggtcaagtagtataatcacccccctctagacatattTTTGATCCTACAAGTCCTGAGGTAGGTGTAGGGGTCGGAGCGATGACCGCCAGCTGTCCTACCTAATTTTCGATTCGAGGGAGCCGCATCACGACCACGGTTGGGTCCTTGGGCTCCGACCCTGGCTCCTATACATCGAGTGGGGTGGCCTCGATGGGGACAATGGCGCCTGAGGCGCTAGATCCATCGCGGTCGCCGCCACAGGGGCCTCCATCTCTGTCGCACCCGCCGCCACATGAGGAGGATGTGCCGGCTTCGCGGGTAGTGCGCCACAGGGAGAATTTGCCCCGCGGTTGCACGTCATCTTTGGCGGCAGGttctgctggaccaccaagtttAGCGAATTGGTTGTACTTGTGGGACAACATTGTCTTTGAGAGAGTGGAGGAGATGGGAAGGGAGGAGGCCAGAAGAGGGGAGAGGCGGCTAGGCCCTTGGTGATGGAGACACGTCGATGCCGCATGGCGGCCATCCGAACAGCCACGTTTAATGAACAGGTGGTTAACGGGCACGTTGCCTCATTCGTCCATAACTAATTGGAAACTCGGAGGTGTGTTAATCCCTTTTGATGGCAATTCTAGTGGTTTCACAATCAACAAGATTCAAGAGTACATGACATCTCAAACCATTATTTTTCTATTATAGTATTCTACAAATCATAAAAATCAAAGAGGTCGTGTCGTCTGGGTGTTGCTGGTGGTGGTACAAGAAATTTTACTAAAATTGGAAGAAACGGTCCGACTTTTGTCTACTGAAGCTAAAACGCAGCACTTCTGAAAAAAAAATTGCACCACTTCTGGAAAAAAATGCCAATTAAATGTTTTTCTATAGATGATTAAAGAGACATTTGCAAACCAGGAAGTACCACGTGAGACCCACTCGTCAGAGGCCAAAGGAAAAGCTAGCACCAAATCCCTCTCTCCGCTCTGTTTCTGGAGGTGTTTCTCTTCTTCCTCGCCGCCGTGATTCTTTCCTCACTCCCCACCCCAGCCCGCTCCGCGCTTGCTCACTACCGATCCCACGGGGAGGGCCCGGCGGCCAATCTCCGCCTCCAGCATCCTCGAGCCTCGCGCCTCGCGCCTCCACCTCCCACTCCCGAGCCGGCAACCGCGGCAGCAGGAGCGGCGagaggaggacaaggcgaaggcCCGAGAGGACGCAATGGAGTACAGAAGAGTGAAGGATCAGGTGAGCTTAAACCCGCAACCCTAGGGAGGAATGCCGCTACTCGCGCTGGCCCGCCGTCGACGGCGCCTTTAGGTCAGAATAGATCGCTGCCGCGGCGGATTTTCGTTTCCCCCTTTCCCTTTTGTTTGTTCTGTCTCCCGCCGTAGGGTTCCAGGATTCTTAGTACATGCCGATGTTCGCCATTGGTAACCCCCGGGGCTGAGCTAAATTTCAAGCTCCTGCAATGCCTTCCCGTGTTCGTTTGAGGTTCCTTGCGGTATGGTGAACCTGTACTTTATCAATTGTGTTGTGTGCTGACAACCTGTCTTGTCCTGTATAATCTGAAGGAGAGTTATGACGCCATATCTCAGAAGGACATAGAAAGCCCTGATGGGAGGTCTCTTTCTAGCAGTAAGCTCTTGGTCCATTGTTGAAATTTCTCTTTGGACTATAATCAGTAACATCACATCTTTAATGCGTGTGCTATATATACAGCTGCAGCAACTTCCCCCCTTGGCACCGCAGGAGGTTCGAAGGGCAAGAATAGTTGGAAGCAAAAGTAAGACTGTTTGCAACCTTTGTGCCGTATCACATAGTTTCTGGAAAATCAGAATATTTACTGGCAAGTGTCGATTGTTGCTGCAGGTCTATTGTAACAATTGCGTTGACATTACTAACAAGTTCCCAGGCAATACTGATTGTGTGGTCAAAAAGAGCTGGAAAGTATGAATATAGTGTCACAACAGCAAACTTTTCGGTGAGAATTTAAGTTTTCTCTTGGTGATAGTAGGGATAGGAGGTTCCCCTTTTGTTCTCTTGAATTTATTCATCTGTGTCTAGGTGGAAGCTTTAAAATGTCTATTATCACTTCTAGCCCTGTACAGAACATGGAACAGTCAAGGTGTTACAGAAGATAATAGGTGACCATTCTACCATAATCTACCGATTAAGTTACGAATCTCTATTTCCTTTTCCATATTCTCTACCGACATTTCTTTTTATTTTCAGGTTAAGTACATCATTTGACGAAGTTAGTGTTTATCCTATCCCTGCCGCACTTTACATGGTAAAGAATCTATTGCAGGTATGCCCACTTGTCAATGTCTCTTGTGATAAAATAACTTCATGTCTGCAACAACAAAAGTTTGAACCATGTTTCCTCTACCTGCCAGTATTACATCTTCGCCTATGTGGATGCACCAGCTTACCAGATCCTGAAGAACCTGAATATTATCAGCACTGGTGTCTTATACCGTATCATTTTAAAGAAAAAGTAAGACCGACTAGCTTAATGTGGCTTTGGAAGTTGGGAACAGAGGGAACTAACAATATGTGCTCTTTTTCTACTTTGCTGATATCTTTATTTTTTATATTTCTTTCAAGCCTTGTAATATTATGTTGGATACTTTAGCTTTGCTGAAATGATGTAGCAGCATTCAGCTCCTCACCAAGTATTCATCATTCTGCAGGACCACACAAACATGTAACATCGTAACCTGTAGGCATTTTGAAATAATTCACTAGCCTGAGCTTCCCATCATAATTTATATGGTGTTCTTTAAGTGCCACAAATGTTCTTATTCCTCTTCATTCTTTCAAGAACTGTTCATAGTACTCTTCTTCCCTAACACAGCAACACCTGTTTTCAATTGTTAATCTGGCATGGTGATTGTTGAACTATGTTGCATCACTGAATGCTTCGTGTTCTTTCCAGATTAAGTGAAATTCAGTGGGCTGCATTTATTCTCTTATGTGCTGGCTGCACTACGGCTCAGCTAAACCCCTCGTAAGCAAAATAAGTTTGGATTCTTTTTCCCTTTCTCGGTATTCTTTCCTCATTTCTCTAATCAATATGTTCAGCTAAGAGAAATAATATGCCCCTTTCAGATCAGACCATGTTCTTCAAACGCCAATTCAAGGTTGGATGATGGCCATTGTAAGCATATAAGAGAAAAAAATCGTTCAGTCTGGTCACTTGGACGTGTTATAGCAAGTTATTTTACCCAACTTACTGACTGTATTTTTGTTTCAGGTGATGGCTCTTCTAAGTGGTTTTGCTGGGGTATACACAGAAGTATGTGACTTTGTGCAATTGCTCCTCTTTGCTTATGTATCTTGCTTTAGAAATAATCATTTGATTCGACTGTGAAGGGAATTTCTGAAGGGCGTAAGTCATATTCATTTTTTAACAATGCAGGCTATAATAAAAAAAAGTCCTTCGAGAAACATCAATGTGCAGAATTTCTGGCTGTACATTTTTGGAATGCTCTTCAACTTAGTTGCCATTTGTGTTCAGGACTTTGATGCTGTCATGAACAAGTTAGTTGTGTTGTAAATTGCTTCATTCTTGTCATAATATTTTGTTACAATGCATGATATTGCTTATTCTAACCTGACTGCCATCTAATGCAGAGGCTTTTTTCATGGCTACTCGTTTATTACACTTCTGATGATTCTTAACCATGCACTCAGGTACTACAGCTGAATCTTTCATCTGATTTAACATTTCATCGTTTGGGGTGAAATTACGttgtaatatttttggtattctTTGCAGTGGCATTGCTGTATCAATGGTGATGAAGTATGCTGACAATATTGTCAAGGTAAAAATTCTTAATTTCTACAATGGGTTTCGTGGTTTAAATTCTTGTGTTATAACCATCTTTGCCACAAAATTGCACATTCTAGTAGCTGTAGCTTATTCCATCACCTAATGTTACCCCTACTGAGTCACCACTTACCGTTTTAGTGGCAGTTTGTAATTAAAATCTTGGTTGTTCTCCTAAAATCTTTCCCCCGTCACGTTGGTTTTAGACTTTTTATTAAATAAAAAGATGTGGTTTACATACTCGTTGCATTGCATTAAAAATATCCATGCATTGCTAGTTCAACTTAAGTTCAGATGGCTGTCTCGTTGAATTATGCCAATCGGAGAACTTTTCGCATCTTTCTATTATCAGTTTCCGTGCCTTGATGGACTACAAAAGTCAGTCGTTTTCATCTTATAGCATGTATGCATGTCTGCATTCTTAAATTTGGACTACTCGACAGTCCACATTCTGTTATCTGAGAAACTATTGTAATTGACATACTATCTAAATCTCTTCACAAAACAATCAACAGATTCTGTTCATCCTTTGGGAAGCAAGAAAATGAGACTTTACCTCCTAGAAGGATTGTAACATAAACCCTATCTTTTCAATACAAAGAAACGCAAGAATCTCTTTGCGTTTTCttgaaaaaaaagaaagaaaacgaGACTGTATCAGTCAGTTATCCTGCAATTTGGACAGTAGATTAATGTGGTCTTTAGATGTGATATTTAAGATGCCTTGGTTTTGTATTTATTCTGAGATTCTATGAATTATGAAATGCTCTAGTAATTATTGAGGCAGATCAAAAGATTATTGATATCAGCCATTCACGCTACTCTTTTGTCTTTACACACTTGCACTTTGTATTTGATTGGCCTAACCATGTGTCTCTGCACACACACATTCACAGGTGTATTCAACTTCAGTCGCAATGCTTCTGACAGCAATCGTATCTGTCTTCTTGTTCGGCTTCAATCTGTCCCTTGCATTCTTCCTTGGGTCTACGTAAGTGATGATGCAAATGCAGCAGCAACAAGATATCTCGACCGGAGCCTTGTAACCCATGATGGCCTAACAAAGCTCTGCTACTCATTTCAGGGTCGTTTCGATATCGGTGTATCTGCATTCTGTCGGGAAGCCACAGCAGCAGAAATGAGTTCCGCCCCCATCTTTCTTTCCAAGATTGGCAGCGAGTGCCTCGATGCCGCGTCACGGAACGGATTACGGATAGCACAGGACGGCAGCATCGGAGGAGAGTAGACTTGGTTCTAGTTCATGGAACTGTTGTTGAGGCAAGGCGATGGATCGCCCGGTGACATATTCAGGTTCACCGTCCGTTTGAGCTGCTTCTGTGGTGGCATCCCTGGTTCACTTTTGCCTGGTGATCAGGGTGGGTGCCGCTAGTTTCTTATCTGGGGAGGTCAGCGAGAATGCGAGATGCTGGCTGTTTTCTTCATGCCTTCCTTTTGACCTCTTTAGCCATACTCGGATTATTactagctactccctccgttcctaaatacttgtctttctaggcatttcaacaagtgactacatacggagcaaaatgagtgaacctacactctaaaatatgtctaaatacatctgtatgtagtagtcatttgaaatgtctagaaagacaaatatttagaaacggagggagtaattatCATTGTAGGCACTGACAAGTTGCGCAGATGTCCATGCCCAATGTTTCGATCTGAAAGTATGAGTCAGCAAACATGCTACCTCGAACTCTTGGCATAGCTAACTTTATAGTTGTGCTGTAGAAAAAATCTGAGCTCGTCTGTAGGCGGCAATGGATCACGGGGCGTGCACAGCACGGCGAGCGTAGGAGCAGCGGCAGAAGGAGTAGGAATCCACATTCGATGGCCGCCCGTGTGCCCAAGCAGTCCCGTGCTGTGCCCCGTCCCCGTTCGTTGGCAACTGGCTGCAGATGATCAAGCAGAGCGCGCGGCCATGCCATGCCGGCAACAGCGGCCGAGCTATGCTACCTGCCCGGCAGATACGCCTGAAAGGGCCGCGCCCATTTCAAACCACGTCTCTCACAGGACGACGACGATGCACAGTACGCTAACTTTCCTCCATTATTGGCAGGCCATTTTGTCGCCTCCCCTTCATCAGGAAGTAAGATAAGAATTCGACGGAGTCACGGAGAGCGCAATGGAACAACGTAGTACTACTACAGTACTGTGCTCCGCCGCAGTGCATGTGTACTTCATGCTTTGTGCACGCTCACGGACGGGCTCAAGTAGGATAGGAGTATAGGACTCCACCGCACATTCACCAATATTTCGGGCCCAAACGTCACTAGTCACTACCACGATTCGGTGTTCTCGCCATAAAAGTAAAAGAAAAACGTCACGATTCAGTGACTCGATCCTCTCCTCTCCCATGCTGAGCCAGCCCTGCTCCCCTTTCCTGTTTGACGAAGAATCTGGCTCTGCGACTCTTTGAtgaaaggcatggcatggcagGCAGTCCCAAAGAAAAAGGCGACTGCTCCTCCAATACTCCGTGCCAAGTAGAAAGACGCCGTGCTTTATCTCCGCTTGCCGTATAGTGCCATGCTGCTAGAGTACGGACACGGAGGCCACAGAGTATAGTCCTGAGGTCCTCTGTTTGCAAAGCTGACTGCCTATCGTCTTTACCGGCCATCCGGAGAATCGTCGCCCGAGAAGCAAAATGGCGGGTCAAATCATCTTGTATGTTGATTCTTTGTCAAACGGTCAATTGACTAGTTGTATGTGTGTACATGCATATTTATTGAGATTCAAAGATGCACGACTAGGAAGTTGCACATTTTTAGACAGAAACAATGCAACTTCAGGGGAGAGGATTTACAGCACGTAGGTCCG contains:
- the LOC125536595 gene encoding CMP-sialic acid transporter 2 — protein: MEYRRVKDQESYDAISQKDIESPDGRSLSSTAATSPLGTAGGSKGKNSWKQKSIVTIALTLLTSSQAILIVWSKRAGKYEYSVTTANFSVEALKCLLSLLALYRTWNSQGVTEDNRLSTSFDEVSVYPIPAALYMVKNLLQYYIFAYVDAPAYQILKNLNIISTGVLYRIILKKKLSEIQWAAFILLCAGCTTAQLNPSSDHVLQTPIQGWMMAIVMALLSGFAGVYTEAIIKKSPSRNINVQNFWLYIFGMLFNLVAICVQDFDAVMNKGFFHGYSFITLLMILNHALSGIAVSMVMKYADNIVKVYSTSVAMLLTAIVSVFLFGFNLSLAFFLGSTVVSISVYLHSVGKPQQQK